In a genomic window of Styela clava chromosome 11, kaStyClav1.hap1.2, whole genome shotgun sequence:
- the LOC120347347 gene encoding non-selective voltage-gated ion channel VDAC2-like — translation MSKVPPTYGDLGKSARDLFDKGYNYGFAKVDLKTKSSSGVEFTTKGSSAHASGKIGGTLETKYKRPAQGLTFTEKWSTDNTLGTEVAIEDQLATGLKITFCTSFSPPTGKKSGCLKTAYKRDYLHMNLDTDFNFAGPTLQGSSVVGYEGWLGGYQFAFDTSKSKLTKSNFALGYTGSDFQLLTTANDGSEFAGSIFQSVNKDLSTGVQLSWTSGQSSTRFGVAAKYNWDKDATINAKVNNAGQVGLGWTHKLREGVKLTLSSLIDGKNFNSGGHQLGLGLEFEV, via the exons atgtcaAAAGTCCCTCCAACATATGGTGATCTTGGAAAGTCAGCCAGAGATCTTTTTGACAAAGGCTACA ATTATGGATTTGCCAAAGTTGACCTGAAGACCAAATCATCATCTGGAGTG GAATTCACAACTAAAGGATCATCTGCCCATGCCAGTGGAAAGATTGGAGGAACTTTAGAAACTAAATATAAAAGACCAGCACAAGGACTTACATTCACAGAAAAATGGTCAACAGATAACACATTGGGAACAGAAGTTGCAATTGAAGACCAACTAGCTACTGGTTTAAAAATCACTTTTTGCACTTCATTTTCACCTCCCACAGG GAAAAAATCAGGGTGCCTGAAGACTGCATATAAACGTGATTACTTGCACATGAACCTTGATACAGATTTTAACTTCGCTGGACCTACACTACAGGGTTCTTCAGTCGTTGG GTATGAAGGATGGTTAGGTGGTTATCAATTTGCATTTGATACTTCAAAATCAAAGTTGACCAAAAGTAATTTTGCCCTCGGATACACTGGATCAGATTTCCAACTTCTTACTACAGC caaTGATGGATCCGAATTTGCTGGATCTATTTTCCAATCTGTGAACAAAGATTTATCGACTGGCGTTCAGTTATCATGGACGTCTGGACAAAGCAGTACCCGATTTGGAGTTGCCGCCAAATACAACTGGGACAAAGATGCAACTATTAAT GCTAAAGTGAACAACGCCGGACAAGTAGGACTTGGTTGGACACACAAGCTTAGGGAAG GTGTTAAATTGACACTTTCAAGTCTAATTGATGGCAAGAATTTCAACTCTGGTGGTCATCAACTTGGACTTGGTCTGGAATTTGAAGTTTAA